A window from Pseudobutyrivibrio ruminis HUN009 encodes these proteins:
- the ilvC gene encoding ketol-acid reductoisomerase — MSQEAKIYYQEDCNLSLLKGKTIAIIGYGSQGHAHALNLKESGCDVIIGLYEGSKSWAKAEKQGLTVYTAAEAAKKADIIMILINDEKQADMYKADIEPNLEAGNMLMFAHGFNIHFGCIKPPADVDVTMIAPKAPGHTVRSEYQAGKGTPCLVAVYQDATGKALDLALAYGAGIGGARAGILETTFRTETETDLFGEQAVLCGGVCALMQAGFETLVEAGYDPRNAYFECVHEMKLIVDLIYQSGFAGMRYSISNTAEYGDYITGPKIITEDTKKAMKQILSDIQDGTFAKEFLLDMSPAGRQVHFQAMRKLAAEHPVEKVGEQVRSLYSWNNEEDKFINN; from the coding sequence ATGTCACAGGAAGCAAAGATTTATTACCAAGAAGATTGTAATCTCTCATTATTGAAGGGTAAGACAATAGCTATTATTGGTTATGGTAGCCAGGGTCACGCACACGCTCTTAACCTTAAGGAAAGCGGATGCGACGTCATTATTGGTCTTTACGAAGGTTCAAAGTCTTGGGCAAAGGCTGAAAAGCAGGGCCTTACAGTATATACAGCTGCAGAAGCAGCAAAGAAAGCTGATATTATTATGATTCTTATCAACGATGAGAAGCAGGCTGATATGTACAAGGCTGACATCGAGCCAAACCTTGAGGCTGGCAACATGCTTATGTTCGCTCATGGTTTCAACATTCACTTTGGATGCATCAAGCCACCAGCAGATGTTGATGTTACTATGATTGCACCTAAGGCTCCAGGTCACACAGTACGTTCTGAGTACCAGGCGGGTAAGGGAACTCCTTGTCTTGTTGCTGTATACCAGGATGCTACAGGAAAAGCTCTTGATCTTGCACTTGCTTATGGTGCTGGTATCGGTGGAGCTCGTGCTGGTATTCTTGAGACAACATTCAGAACAGAGACAGAGACAGACCTCTTTGGTGAGCAGGCAGTACTTTGTGGTGGTGTTTGTGCTCTTATGCAGGCTGGTTTCGAGACTCTTGTTGAGGCTGGATACGATCCAAGAAATGCATACTTCGAGTGTGTACACGAAATGAAGCTTATCGTTGATCTTATCTATCAGTCAGGCTTTGCTGGAATGAGATATTCTATTTCAAATACAGCTGAGTACGGTGATTACATCACTGGACCAAAGATTATTACAGAGGATACAAAGAAGGCAATGAAGCAGATTCTTTCTGATATTCAGGATGGTACATTTGCTAAGGAATTCCTTCTTGATATGTCACCAGCTGGTCGTCAGGTTCACTTCCAGGCAATGAGAAAGCTTGCTGCTGAGCATCCAGTAGAAAAAGTTGGTGAGCAGGTTCGTAGCCTTTACTCATGGAATAATGAGGAAGACAAGTTCATCAACAACTAA
- the ilvN gene encoding acetolactate synthase small subunit, with protein MESKKVLSILVENTPGLTSRISGLFSRRGYNIDSFSAGVTADPRYTRVTIVTHGDEMILEQIEKQVSKLTEVVDLKVLEHGTSVKRELMLVKISVRNDERQDVLTIVEIFKGKVVDVTHDSMILELTGNQDKLEAFLDMLGDYDILELARTGVTGLSRGSEDVVIL; from the coding sequence ATGGAGTCTAAAAAAGTTCTTTCTATTTTAGTAGAAAACACACCAGGTCTTACAAGCCGCATTTCAGGCTTATTTTCAAGAAGGGGATACAATATCGACAGTTTCTCAGCGGGTGTCACTGCTGATCCTAGATACACACGTGTGACTATTGTCACACATGGTGATGAAATGATATTGGAACAGATTGAAAAGCAGGTGTCAAAGCTTACAGAGGTTGTTGATCTCAAGGTTTTGGAGCATGGCACTTCTGTAAAGAGAGAGCTTATGCTTGTTAAGATTTCTGTTAGAAATGACGAGAGACAGGATGTTCTCACTATCGTTGAAATCTTCAAAGGAAAGGTTGTTGATGTTACTCACGATTCTATGATTCTTGAGCTTACAGGCAACCAGGACAAATTGGAAGCATTTTTGGATATGCTTGGAGACTACGACATCTTAGAGCTTGCTCGCACCGGTGTTACTGGTCTTAGCCGTGGCTCAGAGGATGTAGTTATATTATAA
- a CDS encoding 4'-phosphopantetheinyl transferase family protein produces the protein MIKAAAYNCEPLQNPFIFDEVYSMISPQRREHVDEAKTLKGKCERLGAAHLLEKLLWENHIERPYVYSSTSQGKPIFIQPKNVDFSISHSNFFAVAAISDKPVGIDVERIRPYDKDLVERFFTKADLEYLESLKKTEVNKKFTEVWTFKEATCKMMDRPLMQVLQWIDFSEYCDFEKGNTYWTKQGFEFRDYYITLCYEDKRQPIQMGLYNPYDGKYY, from the coding sequence ATGATTAAAGCAGCAGCATATAATTGTGAGCCATTACAGAATCCGTTCATATTTGATGAAGTGTACAGCATGATTAGTCCCCAAAGGAGAGAGCATGTTGACGAGGCTAAGACCTTAAAGGGCAAATGTGAGAGATTAGGTGCTGCCCATCTATTAGAAAAACTTCTATGGGAAAATCACATTGAAAGACCATATGTCTATTCATCAACTTCTCAAGGAAAACCCATTTTTATACAGCCGAAAAATGTAGATTTTAGTATTTCACATTCTAATTTTTTTGCAGTAGCGGCAATTTCAGATAAGCCTGTTGGAATAGATGTTGAACGAATCCGTCCATACGATAAGGATTTAGTTGAACGCTTTTTTACAAAGGCTGATTTAGAGTATCTTGAATCTTTAAAGAAAACTGAGGTGAACAAAAAATTTACTGAGGTTTGGACTTTTAAAGAGGCTACCTGCAAAATGATGGATAGACCACTTATGCAGGTCCTTCAGTGGATAGATTTTAGTGAGTATTGCGATTTTGAAAAGGGAAATACTTACTGGACCAAACAGGGATTTGAATTTAGAGATTATTATATTACTTTGTGTTACGAAGATAAGAGACAACCTATTCAAATGGGACTGTATAACCCATACGATGGAAAGTATTACTAA